A segment of the Halovivax limisalsi genome:
ACGGTGAACAGACCGTAATCGATGCGCACGCCCGTGGACCGGCGGCCGCGACCGGCGACCCGTCGCGCTGGGAGGGTCGCCCGCGGAATCATCGTCGTCGAGTCACCAGCGCGAACGCGAGCACGGCCGTCACCCCGGCCACGACGCCGAATCCGGGGATGCTGTCGCCCGATCCGGTGTCGGGACCCGTGGCATCGGCACCGTCGGCTCCGTCGTCGCCACCGTCGGACTGGTCGCCGTCCGACGCTCCGTCGTCACCCTCGTCCGATCGGTCGTCGCTCTCGTCCGACCGGTCCGTCGACTCCGTGACCTCGATCGATCCGAGCGACTCGTCGTTGAGCGACAGGGCGTACGTTCCCGCCGATTCGAACGTGTGCTCGAACGTGACCGTCGTCGACGCCCCGCCGTCGAGCGAGACCGTTTCGGTGACGATCGCCGCCGACTCGTTCGCCAGCGTCAGTTCGTACTCGCCAGCCTCCTCGCCGACGTTGGTGACCGCCACCGGCACCTCGATCGACTCGCCGACCGTAAGCGTCGAGACCGGGGCCTTCTGGATCTCGAACTCGAACTCGGCCGGGTCGGGCGTCGGCGGCGGGAGGGTCGGGCCGCCACCGCCGTCGTCCGAATCCTCCTCGACGGAAACGGTCGTTCCATTGTAGTCGACTGGGACCCGTTCGCTCTCGTTATTGACGAGGGAGTCCGCCTCGACGAATTCGAGGTCCGTCTCGCCCGCCTCGACGACGTCGAACGCGATCGTCGCGAGCGTCGGTGCGTCGACGCCCGTGGCCTGGCTTTGCGTGATGGAGACCCAACCCGACTCGTTGTCGACGTTCGTCACCGGGTCGGCCATGTCGACGCCCGAAACGGACGCGACCTCGACGACCCCGGGGTCGAACGTTACGTTGGCCTGGTAGCCGGCCGTATTCGCGACCGTCGTCTCGAGCGTGACGGGGATCCGCTCGCCATCCTGCTCGCCCGCCACGAGCGAGAGCGTCTCCGTCGGCGACTCGTCATCACCCTCGTCCTCGACGGAAATGGTCGTGCCGACCGGCTCGAACGGGATCGGCTCCGGCGGCGACTGCCCGTCGTTCAGCGTCGTGTCCGCCCCGACGAACGACAGCTCCGTCTCACCCGTCGCGGCCACGTCGAACGTGATCTCGGCCAGTTCGGGCGCGTCGATACCGCTCGCCTGGCTCTGCGTGAAGAATACCCAGCCGTCCTCGTTGTTGACGTTCGTCGTCGGATCGCTCATGTCCACGCCCGAGACGGACGCGACCTCGACGATATCCGGATCGAACGTGACGTTCGCCCCGTAGCCCGCGACGTCTGTGGCGTTCGTCCGGGCTGTGACCGTGACCTGGTCACCGTCTTGCTGGCCAGCCTCGAGCGAGAACGTATTTTCGGGCGGCTCCTCGCCGCCATCGCCCTCGACGGATATGGTCGTGCCGACCGGCTCGAACGGGATCGGCTCCGGCGGCGACTGACCGTCGTTCATCGTCGTCTCCCGCTCGACGAACGCCAGTTCCGTCTCGCCTGCCGCAAGGACATTGAACGTGATCGCTGCGAGTTCGGGCGAGTCGATCCCGCTCGCTTGACTCTGCGTGAAGAAGACCGACCCGTTGGCGTTGTCGATGTTCGTCACCGGATCGCTCATATCGACGCCCGAGACCGACTCGACCTCGACGATATCCGGATCGAACGTCACTTCAGCACCGTAGCCCGCCACGTCTGTGGCGTTCGTCCGGGCCGTCACGGTAATCTGATCGCCATCCTGTTCCCCCGCCACGAGCGAGAAGGCGTTCTCGGTCGAATCGCCAGTTCCGTCGATCGGCTCGTCGGCTGACAGTTCGCGCACGTCGACCGCACCAGCGGCCGGCACGATCAACCCGATGCCGACCAGCGCGATCGTGACGACGAGCACGACGTCCACCGCGTTCACCCCATCGGTCCTTTCTAACACTGTGTTCCCCTCTTATTCTACAATTTACTCAGCGGTAATATATCTTATTGAATGCGATAAAAAGTCGGAGGGAGTAGAATCCGACGAAATACACAGTTGGAGCGGTTATGTATCGAAGAAACCCCGGCAGGTTCGTCTGCGACAGTCGATACGCGAATTTCGCCCGCCCGTCCGCGTCACGTTACCCACGTGCAGCCGGAAGGGAACCAAGAGTGCGGTCAGAATCGGCGTCGAAGCGACGACGCGACGAACAGCGCGCAGATAGCGATCAACGTCGGGACGAGGATCAGGACGGGGATCACCGCGAAGTGGGCGTCCTCGTCGATGCGAGCACCGGTCGAGCCGTCTCCGGTCGAGCCGGCACCCCCGTCCGTACCGTCGCCGACCGAACCACCGCCGTCGGCACCGTCGCCGGCACCCCCGGCGGAGACCGTCGTTCCGACAGGATCTACCGGAATCTGTTCGGGCGGCACCTGCCCGTTGTTCACCGTCGAGGCACCGTCGACGAACGAGAGTTGCGTCTCGCCCGGTTGCCGAACGGAGAAGGTGATCTCGGCCAGCGTCGGCTGGTCGACCCCGCGAGCCCGACTCTGGGTGAGAAACACCCAGCCCGCCTCGTTGTTGCGATTGACGATCGGATCGCTCATGTCGACGCCCGAGACCGACTCGACCGCGAGCGCAGCCGGATCGAACGTGACGTTCGCGCCGTAACCCGCGACGTCCGTCGCGTCCGTCGAGAGTCGAACCGTGATCCGATCGCTACTTCGCTCGGCGACCGCAAGCGACAGCGTCGCGTTCGACGACTGACGCTCCATCGCCGCCTCGCCGCTCGCCGGATCGACCCGTTCGTCGACCGCGCCGGCGGGTGAGACGACCAGCAACGCACTCACCAGCACGATCGTGGCGACGATCGCCGGTCGTGTCGCGGACGGCCTGCCCATCGTCTCGAACTCGGGTAGCCACACAGTGGTATCCATGCAGCCATACGATAATGTATCTTTCCAATCTCGATATTGAATAGACCACTTGGTAGCTCGAAATGAACGCTCTCTGCGAGCGGTTATCGGACAGCGTCGGCGACTCGCAGGCGAAAGCGAAGATGCACGGATGGGCGACCGATCCGCCGAGGGTAGCGACGGCCTCGAGTCAGGGCGTCGAACGCCACGGTGTGTCGGCGGTCGCCAGTCGGAATCGCCCCCGATCGTCAGTCGCGACGGGCGCTCGCGGCGACGAGCAGCGCGCAAACGGCGGCCAGCGCGGAGAGGGGTCCAAAGCCTGGAAGGCCGTCGCCCGAGTCGTCCACCTCGAGCGTGGTGCCATCCAGTTCGGGCGCCAGCATCGTGCTTTCGTTGTTCACGAGCGAGTCGTCGGCGACGAACGCCAACTCCGTCTCGCCCGATTCGACGACGTCGAACGTGATCTCCGCGAGCGTCGGCGCCTCGGTACTGGTGGCCTGGCTCTGGGTGAACGACACCCAACCCGCCTCGTTGTCGACGTTGACGACCGGATCGCTCATGTCGACGCCCGAAACCGACTCGACCTGGACGACGTCCGGATCGAACGTGACGTTCGCCTGGTACCCCGCAACCGCTTCGACGTCGGTCTCGAGCGTGACCGTCGCGCTTCCGTCGCTCGACGAGCCGGAGACGAGCGAGAGCGTCCCGTCGACCTGTTCGGCCTCGACGGCCGCCACCCCGTCAGCGGCGCCGATCGTGTCCGTTCGGTCCGCGACGGCCCCGCCGACGGGGCCGAGCGCGGCTCCGACCAACAGAACGCTCAGTGCGATGGCGACGACGGCTATTCGGTTTCGCTGCGAAAGGTGTTGTAACACGAGTGGCTCACACCTTATTGTACTGTGGAAGAAGCGTATTATAATTTTCCATTAGGAGGGAGAAAAAGAGCGTGTTCCATCGCGCCGACCCCCGATGCCCGGAGGTGTGGCGACCGTTCGCACGACCGAATCGGATAGAGGGCGGACCGGTCGCCACCGAGAGCGATCGGCGCGAACGGAACCGCGCGTCGCTGGGTGTGCGGGACTCGTGATATCGAACAACTGAAGGGACGTTGACGGGTCCGATCCACCGTCGTCGGGTCTCAGACCGTCGTGCCGACGGTCGTCTGGTGGATCGGCGTCACGTCGGCCGGCGTAATCTGGTCGTCACCGTTGAAAACCGCACAGGCCTCGTCGAAGTTGCCGGGTTCGAGACCCGCGATTTGCTGCTGGGTCTTCGTCGCGTCGAGCGACGACACCTGGCCGTCGCCGTCGACGTCACCGGGGAGGTCACACTCGCCGGGGTCGCCCTCGCCGACGTCGACCGTACCGGCGCGGTACGCCGAGGGCTGGACGATTTCGTCGCCAGCCGCCAGCTCCGTGTTCGACTCGTCGAAGCTCAGCTGCGTCGAGTCACCCGCCGAACCGGTCAGTTCGAACGTCAACTCGGCCAGCGTCGGCCCACCGACGCCCGAAGACTGGCTTGCCGACGCGTCGAGCGTCCCGCTCTCGTCTGTCACCTGCGGATCGGGCAGATCGACGCCCGAGGCTGCGACGAAGTCGACGACGCTCGCGTCGTAGCTGATCTCCGCCCGGTACCCCCAGACGTCGGCGCCGTCCGATTCGAGTTCGACCGTCACCTGCTCGCCCGCCGCGTCCGAAGCGTCGCTCAGCCGGATGTCCGGCTCCAAACGCCCGCTCGGGTCACTCGCGGCGGCGAAAAATAACGAAACCGAATCGAACCGCGGGTCAGTCGCGTCTCAGGCCGTCATGCCGACGATCGTCTGGTGGATCGCCGTCACGTCGGCCGGCGTGATCTGACCGTCGCCGTCCAGGTCCGCACAGTTCTCGTTGAAGTTGCCCGGATCGAGGCCGGCGATGTGCTGCTGGGTCTTCGTCGCGTCGAGTGACGACACCTGGCCGTCGCCGTCGACGTCACCGGGGAGGTCACACTCGCCGGGGTCGCCCTCGCCGACGTCGACCGTACCGGCGAGGTACTCTGCCGGCTGGACGATTTCGCCGCCAGCCGCCAGTTCCGTGTTCGACTCGCCGAAGCTCAGCTGCGTCGAGTCGCCCGCCGAGCCGGTCAGCTCGAACGTCAGTTCCGCCATCGCCGGCGCGTCGACACTGCTCGACCCGCTCACCGCCAGGCCCAGCGTCCCGCTCTCGTCGTTGACCTGCGGGTCGTCGAGGTCGACCCCGCTCGCGCTCACGAAGTCGACGACGCTCGAGTCGTAGTTGATCTCGGCCTGGTAGCCCGAGACGTCCGCGACGTCGCTCGAAAGCGTCACCGTCACTTCGTCACCCGCGCTGCCAGAGGCGTCGCTCAGCTGGATGGAGCCTTCCGGCTCGGGGTCGTCCTCGCCCGACGCGAGGTAATCAACCGCGTTCGCCAGCAGCGTCACCGAATCGGACGTGTGATCGCCCGATCCCACGTACTCGTTCAGCCCCGACGACGTCGCCAGCACCGTCGAACTCGATTCGTCGACCGCCAGGCCGGTCCCGACGGACGAACCGTCGACCTCGACGTCGGCGATCACGTCGTAGCTCGTGCCCGTCGCCCAGGCGTGGTCCGAGTCGCCGCTGGTGTGGATCTCGATCGAGTCGCCCAGACCCTCGACGATCGGGTGCGAGTTCTGGACCGCGTAGTACGGCCCGTCCGCGCCGCTCTGGTAGTCGTCCGAGACGCCGTCGACCGCGCTGCTCACCGAGGCGAGCTGCTCGACGCCGTTCGGGCCAGAGCTGTCCTGGCTCCACTGGTCCAGGTAGACGACGCCCGTGTCGCTACCGCTCGTCGCGTCGTAGAACGCCTGCGCGTTGTTCTGGATGTTCTGCACGACGTAGACGTCGTGGTCGCTGTCGATCGCCTCCGACGAGGAGATCGACTCGATCATCACGTCGGAGCCGAACTCGCCCTCGAGCATGCTCGCGACGTCGCTACCGTAGGAGCCGTCGCTGACGACGCCGACGGTGTAACCCTCGAATTCGGCCAGCGTGAAGTCGGCGCGTACCGTCTCCTCCTCGCCGACCGTCACCGACTGGCTCGAGGATTCGTAACCCGAGGCCTCCGCCGTCACCGTGTGCGTGTCCGCGCTGACCGTCAGTTCGTACTCGCCGTTCGAGTCCGTCTGCGTGCTCGACGTCCCCGCCGAGACCGTCGCGCCCTCGATGGCCGCGCCGCTCTCGTCGGTCACCGTGCCCTCGATCGTCCCTTGGGCGCCGCCACCGCCGGCCTGCTCGACCGCCGCGTAGAGGTCGATGATCCCCGTTCCGTAGCGGGAGTCGCGGCCGGTGTCCGGGTTGTACCACTGGGCGCTGTTCGGATCCCAGTCGTCGGGCTTCCGGGCCGTCTCCATCATCAGGTCCTTGACCTCGTAGGGGCCGAGGTCCGGGTTGGCCGACAGGATCACTGCAGCCGCACCGGCCTTGTGCGGCGAGGACATCGACGTCCCGGACATTTCCTGGTAGCCGCCGCCGGGCTGGGCGCTCAGCACCTGGGAGCCGGGCGCGGCGATGTCCGGCGTGATGTATCCGTCCGACGGCCAGTGACTCAGGTAGTTACCGTTGAAGTCACCCTCCTCGAGGAACTGCCCGCCGGAGAAGTCGGTGACATCCTCGTTCTCGTTGGTCGCACCGCTGGCGATCGAGTCCCACGGCGCACCGGGCGAACCCGCGGTTCCCTCGCCCGAGTTACCGATCGAAGCGACGATGAGCGTGCCCGCGTCCATCGCGTTGTTGACCGTGTCGGCGTAGGAGCCGAGGCCGAAGCCGAGGCTCAGGTTGACCACGTCCGAGTCGGTGTCGACGGCCCACTGGATGGAGTCGATGACGTTGCTGACGGTGCAACTCTGGCCGCAGGCTCGCGCTCCGGCGATCTCCGCGTCGGGCGCGACGCCGATCGCCGTCCCCGAGGAGTCGCCGCCAGCGACCGTCCCGCTGACGTGCGTGCCGTGCCCGTGATTGTCGACGGGTTCGGAGGTACCCTGTTCCGGATCGAACCACGGATCCTGATCGTCCATGTCGATATCGGGGTGGTCGCCGGCGACCCCGCTGTCGGCGACGACGACGCGCACGCCCTCGCCGGTCGCGCCGAAGTCCTCCCACGTCTCGGGCGCGTTGATCTGCTCGAGCCCGTAGGTCGGGGCGGTCCCCGACGGTTCGACGTCCTCGGTGACCTCGACGGGTTCTGGAAGGGAGGTCTCGGCGTTCGGCTCGATGGCCTCGATGCCGTCGATCTCGGCCAGCGTCTCGAGATCGACTTCGTCGAGGTCGGCCGTCACGTGGATCGCGTTCCGGATCCAGAAGGTCTTCTCGACGGTTACGGCGTCGTAGGATCGGAGCGCGTCGAGGACCGGTTCTTGCGTGGCGTCGGCCTTCGACTGCAGCGCCGAGACCACCGCGTCCGCCGATTGCTGGCGCACCTGCTCGTCGATATCGGGCAGGAGCAGGATGAGTTCGGTCTCGCCGGTTTCGGTTTCGAGCGATTCGTGGATCGAGGCTGTCGACGAGTTCGCGATCGCGTCGTCGGCCGACGTCGCGACCGGACCGCTAGTTGCCACACCGAGCGGGGCGAAGACCGCCCCCAGCATCAGTGCGGCCAGCACGATCGCCAACAGCCGGTTCGTGTTCGCGTTCATGGGTGGCTCACTATCTGTGGAGATAGGCGTCCCCATATTTTATTTCGAGGATATAGTAATTTACTATTAATTCTACTACACATGGATACTTCGACCGCGTGGACGAGCGAGTCGGTGTCGTCGAAGCCCAGCCGGGATCAAACTGACGGAGCGAGCGCTCTCCGCGGGGAAAAATAACGAAAAAAGATCGAACCGGGGGTCAGTCGCGCCTCAGGCCGTCATGCCGACGATCGTCTGGTGGATCGCCGTCACGTCGGCCGGCGTGATCTGACCGTCTTCGGTGAGGTCCGCACAGTCCTCGTTGAAGTTGCCCGGATCGAGGCCGGCGATGTGCTGCTGGGTCTTCGTCGCGTCGAGCGACGTTACCTGCCCGTCACCGTCGACGTCGCCCATCAGTCCACAGCCTTCCTCGATCGACAGTTCGCCGGCGATGTAATCGGCCGGCTGGACCACGCTATCTTCGGTGTTCAGCTGCGTGAAGTCCTCGTTGAAGCTGACCGTCGTCGTGTCGCCCGCCGAGCCGGTCAACTCGAACGTCAGGTCGGCCAGCGTCGGCGCGTCGACGCCGTTCGTCTGGCTCGCCGACAGCGTCAGCGTGCCTGGCTCGTCGTTGACCGTCGGGTCGGCGATGTCGACGCCCGAGGCCTCGACGAAGCTGACCACCGAATCGTCGTAGTTCAGTTCCGCCTGGTAACCGGCGATGTTGTCGAGGTCGGTATCGAGCGACACCGTGACCTCGCCGCCTTCGCCGGCCGACGCGTCACCCACGCGGATGAAGCCCTCCGGCGGCGCGCCGCCGTCGGAGACGTCGATCGTACCGGCGCGGTACTCCGAGGGCTGGACGATTTCGCCGCCAGCCGCCAGTTCCGTGTTCGACTCGCCGAAGCTCAGCTGCGTCGAGTCGCCCGCCGAGCCGGTCAGCTCGAACGTCAGTTCCGCCATCGCCGGCGCGTCGACACTGCTCGACCCGCTCACCGCCAGGCCCAGCGTCCCGCTCTCGTCGTTGACCTGCGGGTCGTCGAGGTCGACCCCGCTCGCGCTCACGAAGTCGACGACGCTCGAGTCGTAGTTGATCTCGGCCTGGTAGCCCGAGACGTCCGCGACGTCGCTCGAAAGCGTCACCGTCACTTCGTCACCCGCGCTGCCAGAGGCGTCGCTCAGCTGGATGGAGCCTTCCGGCTCGGGGTCGTCCTCGCCCGACGCGAGGTAATCAACCGCGTTCGCCAGCAGCGTCACCGAATCGGACGTGTGATCGCCCGATCCCACGTACTCGTTCAGCCCCGACGACGTCGCCAGCACCGTCGAACTCGATTCGTCGACCGCCAGGCCGGTCCCGACGGACGAACCGTCGACCTCGACGTCGGCGATCACGTCGTAGCTCGTGCCCGTCGCCCAGGCGTGGTCCGAGTCGCCGCTGGTGTGGATCTCGATCGAGTCGCCCAGACCCTCGACGATCGGGTGCGAGTTCTGGACCGCGTAGTACGGCCCGTCCGCGCCGCTCTGGTAGTCGTCCGAGACGCCGTCGACCGCGCTGCTCACCGAGGCGAGCTGCTCGACGCCGTTCGGGCCAGAGCTGTCCTGGCTCCACTGGTCCAGGTAGACGACGCCCGTGTCGCTACCGCTCGTCGCGTCGTAGAACGCCTGCGCGTTGTTCTGGATGTTCTGCACGACGTAGACGTCGTGGTCGCTGTCGATCGCCTCCGACGAGGAGATCGACTCGATCATCACGTCGGAGCCGAACTCGCCCTCGAGCATGCTCGCGACGTCGCTACCGTAGGAGCCGTCGCTGACGACGCCGACGGTGTAACCCTCGAATTCGGCCAGCGTGAAGTCGGCGCGTACCGTCTCCTCCTCGCCGACCGTCACCGACTGGCTCGAGGATTCGTAGCCCGAGGCCTCCGCCGTCACCGTGTGCGTGTCCGCGCTGACCGTCAGTTCGTAGTTACCGCTCGAATCGGTCTGCGTGCTCGACGTCCCCGCCGAGACCGTCGCGCCCTCGATGGCCGCGCCGCTCTCGTCGGTCACCGTGCCCTCGATCGTCCCCTGGGCGCCGCCACCGCCGGCCTGCTCGACCGCCGCGTAGAGGTCGATGATACCCGTGCCGTATCGGGTGTCACGGCCGGTGTCGGGGTTGTACGCCATCGCGTCGTTCGGATCCCAGGAGTCGGGCTTCCAGGCCGTCTCCATCATCAGGTCCTGGACCTCCCACGGACCGAGGTCCGGGTTGGCCGACAGGATCACTGCAGCCGCACCGGCCTTGTGCGGCGAGGACATCGACGTCCCGGACATTTCCTGGTAGCCGCCGCCGGGCTGGGCGCTCGTGATCTGCGCACCGGGCGCGGCGATGTCCGGCGTGATGAACTCGCCGGACGGCCAGTGGTCCATCCAGTTGCCGCCGAAGTCACCCTCCGACATCGTCTTGCCGCCGGAGAAGCTGGTGACCTCCTCGTTCTCGTTGGTCGCACCGCTGGCGATCGAGTCGTAGACCGCACCGGGCGAGCCGGCCGTTCCCTCGCCGTCGTTACCGATCGACGAGACGACCAGCACGCCGGAATCCATCGCGTTGTAGACGGTGTCGACGTACGAACCCGTCACCCCGCCGCCGAGGCTCAGGTTGATGACGTCCGAGTCGGTGTCGATCGCGATCTGGAACGACTCCATGATCGCGTCCCCGCCACAGCCCGACGAACCGCACACCTTCACGTGTGCGAGTTCCGCGTCCGGAGCGACGCCGATGGCCGTTCCGGAGGAGTCGCCACCGGTGGCCGTGCCGCTGGTGTGGGTGCCGTGACCGTGACTGTCCGACGGCGTGTCGGAACCGGTCATCGGATCGTACCAGTCCGCGAGGTCAATGTCCGGGTGGTCGGCGTCGACGCCCGTGTCGGCGACGACGACGCGGACACCCTGCCCGGTCGCGCCGAATTCCTCCCACGTCTCGGGCGCGCGAATCTGTTCGAGCCCGTAGGTCGGGGCGGAGCCCGACGGTTCGACGTTCTTGGTGACCTCGACGGGTTGGGGCGGATCGACCATGATGTGCGGCTCGACGCTCTGGACACCCTCGATGGATGCCAGCGTCTCGAGGTCGACCTGATCGAGGTCAGCCGTCACCTTGATAGCACTGCGAATCCAGAAGGTGTCCTCGACCTGGACGGCGTCGAGCGTGTCCAGCGAGTCGAGAACGGGCTCCTGAGTCGTCTCCGCGTGCGACTTCAGCGTTGCTTCGAACTCTTCTGCGCTCTGCTGTCGGGCCGTCTGCGGGAGTTCCGACAGGAACAGCATGAGTTCGGTCTCGCCCTCTTCGTTGTGAAGCGATTCGTCGATCTGTGCCGGAGTCGTGTCGGTCGCTGTCGCGTCCGACGCCAGGGCCGTCGAGGAAACCGATCCCCCGGACGCCGCTCCGAGCGGCGCGAAGACGGCGCCTGCCATCAGGACCGCGAACAGTACCGCGACGATCTGCGTTCGATTCAGAGTCATTGTATTTGTGCCACCATGGTACGGTGACTCATTGAAACACTTGTGGACGTGAATAATAATACTTTCTATGCCGGTATAGAAGTTGCATTTTAATCACAATACGGAGAATGATATTCGTCCCCGACGGTCCCTGATTGCCAAAATAACCCTACAGAAGCCATCTATCGCCAGATTTGCCCGACAGTAGTTCGGCCGAAACGCGACATCCACGGGCGCGACGGACCCGTGGGCACGCCGAGCGGCATCGACCGAGACGAGAGATCGACCGGAGGTGCCACCGCCCGCCTGTCCGTGGAGTGCGGGACACCTACCCGCCTGACGTCGAGAAGGGGCGTCGCGCCCGACTCACGAAACCGCGACGTCGAGGACGACGTGAACGACGCCTGCGCTGTGGGTCTTGACCCGGCGGCGGTCACGAATACGCGCGGATCGACCCCGGGACGCGACCGCGTCGGTGATGCGATCGTCGAGGACTGCCCGCGGATCCGACTCGTGGACGGCCGCGTGAAGGTGAATCACGCCGTCGGACGCGAGGGACTCGAGCGCGGCCGGAAGAAAGGATACGGCCGACTCACGCCGACGGCCGGCCGCCGAATCGTCCCCCGAAGCCGCGTCCGAACCGGTCGTCGGATCGGCGTCCTCGGACTCGTCGGCTGATCGCTCGTCGTCCGGTTCCGCAGCGGCCCCGATCCCGTAGTAGCCCATCACGACGCGGTCGGCGTCGACGGACCCGGCGAGCTCGCGACAGTCGGTGTTGTACGCCGCCACGTCGTCGGTCACGTCGTTTCGGACCGCGTTCTCGATGAGGTATCGAAACGCGGTCGGGTTCAGTTCCGTCGCCGTGACGTTCGCGCCCGCCCGAGCCATCGGCAGGGTGAAGTAGCCGATCCCGGCGAACATGTCGAAGACCCGCTCGTCCGGTTCGACGACCTCGCCCATGCGAACGCGCTCGGCCTGGTTCCCCGGCGAGAACATGACTGCGGCCGGATCGAGCGCGTACGCGGTGCCGTGCTCGACGTGGACCGTCTCCGTGTCCGTCTCGCCGGCGAGGTGACGCGTCCGCGGTTCGCGAAAACGTCCGGACACCCCCTCGTCGGCCAGCACCGTCTCGGCGCCGCCGTGTAACTCGAGCAGGGCGTCGGCCACGTCGCCCTCGTCGGGACAGTCGGGTGGGATCGTGACCAGAACGACGTCGCCGACGACGGCCCACGACCCCGGCGCGCGCTCGCGGTCGCGCTCGCGCTCGCTCCAGCCTCGCTCTCGCAGCAGGGTGTCGAGATCCGTCGGGCGGTACTCGGGATCGACCTGCCGAACGACGCGGTCGATCCGCGTCGCCGCCGGCGGGCGCTCGACCGGCAGGGCCGTCCGCCCGTCGTCGAACGGCCTGACGGCGCGGGCGTCGTCGTAGACGCCTTCCGCGCGGAGGGACTCGATCGCGATCTCGGTGCGGCGCTCGTCGACGACGACCGCGAGGGGGTCCTCGTCCGTCGACGACGCTTCGACGGGCGTCTCCTCGTTCGCCGACGGCGCTTCGACCGACGGTTCCTCGTCCGTCGACGCCTCCCCACCCGTCGCCACGTCCTCGTCTGCCGACACGTTCACGTCCGGCGATGCGTCCGCGTCCGTCGGTGGCTCCTCACCCATCGTCGGGGAGGACGTGCAGGCCAGCCCGACTCTTCAGGACGGGGACGGTCTCGGCCTCGGGGTCGACGTAGTCGGGCCGGGCGATCGTCTTCGCCTCGTACGTCTCGGGATCGAGCACCTGGATGGAGCGCTCGTCCTCGACGGTGACGACGGTCGTCTCCTCGGCGTCGGCCACCGTCCCGAGTTTGCGCGCCTCCGGGGCGATCCCGTCCTCGTGGGCGGCCTCGTAGCGCTCGCCCGTCCGCAGGCGAATCCCCTTGAGATTGCCGCGGGCGCTGCGCACGAGGACCGGCCCGTCATCGTCGTCCGCGAGGTCGATCACGTCGCCGGACGTAAACGGCGGCAGGCGAACCGCGAAGGTGACGCGGTAGACCTCGTTGCCGTCCTCGTC
Coding sequences within it:
- a CDS encoding S8 family serine peptidase — translated: MTLNRTQIVAVLFAVLMAGAVFAPLGAASGGSVSSTALASDATATDTTPAQIDESLHNEEGETELMLFLSELPQTARQQSAEEFEATLKSHAETTQEPVLDSLDTLDAVQVEDTFWIRSAIKVTADLDQVDLETLASIEGVQSVEPHIMVDPPQPVEVTKNVEPSGSAPTYGLEQIRAPETWEEFGATGQGVRVVVADTGVDADHPDIDLADWYDPMTGSDTPSDSHGHGTHTSGTATGGDSSGTAIGVAPDAELAHVKVCGSSGCGGDAIMESFQIAIDTDSDVINLSLGGGVTGSYVDTVYNAMDSGVLVVSSIGNDGEGTAGSPGAVYDSIASGATNENEEVTSFSGGKTMSEGDFGGNWMDHWPSGEFITPDIAAPGAQITSAQPGGGYQEMSGTSMSSPHKAGAAAVILSANPDLGPWEVQDLMMETAWKPDSWDPNDAMAYNPDTGRDTRYGTGIIDLYAAVEQAGGGGAQGTIEGTVTDESGAAIEGATVSAGTSSTQTDSSGNYELTVSADTHTVTAEASGYESSSQSVTVGEEETVRADFTLAEFEGYTVGVVSDGSYGSDVASMLEGEFGSDVMIESISSSEAIDSDHDVYVVQNIQNNAQAFYDATSGSDTGVVYLDQWSQDSSGPNGVEQLASVSSAVDGVSDDYQSGADGPYYAVQNSHPIVEGLGDSIEIHTSGDSDHAWATGTSYDVIADVEVDGSSVGTGLAVDESSSTVLATSSGLNEYVGSGDHTSDSVTLLANAVDYLASGEDDPEPEGSIQLSDASGSAGDEVTVTLSSDVADVSGYQAEINYDSSVVDFVSASGVDLDDPQVNDESGTLGLAVSGSSSVDAPAMAELTFELTGSAGDSTQLSFGESNTELAAGGEIVQPSEYRAGTIDVSDGGAPPEGFIRVGDASAGEGGEVTVSLDTDLDNIAGYQAELNYDDSVVSFVEASGVDIADPTVNDEPGTLTLSASQTNGVDAPTLADLTFELTGSAGDTTTVSFNEDFTQLNTEDSVVQPADYIAGELSIEEGCGLMGDVDGDGQVTSLDATKTQQHIAGLDPGNFNEDCADLTEDGQITPADVTAIHQTIVGMTA
- a CDS encoding class I SAM-dependent methyltransferase, producing MGEEPPTDADASPDVNVSADEDVATGGEASTDEEPSVEAPSANEETPVEASSTDEDPLAVVVDERRTEIAIESLRAEGVYDDARAVRPFDDGRTALPVERPPAATRIDRVVRQVDPEYRPTDLDTLLRERGWSERERDRERAPGSWAVVGDVVLVTIPPDCPDEGDVADALLELHGGAETVLADEGVSGRFREPRTRHLAGETDTETVHVEHGTAYALDPAAVMFSPGNQAERVRMGEVVEPDERVFDMFAGIGYFTLPMARAGANVTATELNPTAFRYLIENAVRNDVTDDVAAYNTDCRELAGSVDADRVVMGYYGIGAAAEPDDERSADESEDADPTTGSDAASGDDSAAGRRRESAVSFLPAALESLASDGVIHLHAAVHESDPRAVLDDRITDAVASRGRSARIRDRRRVKTHSAGVVHVVLDVAVS